TCGCCGACGCCATGGGTACGCCGATGTCCCTCGGCGAGCAGATCCCGCTGCTGCTCTTCCTGTTCGTCGCCTCCAAGGGCGCGGCCGGTGTCACCGGCGCCGGCATGGCGACCCTGGCCGGCGGTCTCCAGTCGCACAAGCCCGCCCTGGTGGACGGCATCGGCCTCATCGTCGGCATCGACCGCTTCATGAGCGAGGCCCGCGCCCTCACCAACTTCGCGGGCAACGCCGTCGCGACCGTCCTGATCGGGACCTGGACCAAGGAGATCGACAAGGAGCGCGTCGAGCTGGTGCTCGCAGGCGGCCTGCCCTTCGACGAGAAGACCCTGCTCGACGACGACGACGCCGACGGCGTCGAGACCGCCCCGGCGGACGTGCCCGAGCAGCGCGAGGGCGGCGAGAAGGAACTCGCCAAGGCCTGACCCTCCCGACTCCGGGTGTCCGGCCCCGCCTGAACCGGGGCCGGACACCCGGCCACCACCCCACCGTCTCCGGGCGGCCGAGCACTCCCCCGTAGCTCGGCCGCCCGGTCCTTTGTTTCACCGGGGGCGTCGTACCGCCTCGTCCAGGTGGCTCAGTTCCTTCTCGGTCAGGGACAGGTCGGCTGCTGCCGCCGAGTCGCGTATCGACCGTGGGCGGCTTGCGCCCGGGATCGGGATCACTGTGGGGGAGCGGGTCAGGAGCCAGGCCAGGCAGAGCTGTTGGGGGCTGACGCCCCGCTCGAGAGCGAGCCGGTGGAAGGTGCCGAGGGCGTCGGAAGGCTGCTCGGCGGGCCCGTCGAGGGAGCTGCGGGAGATGCCGCCCAAGGGGCTCCACGGGAGGAACGCCAGTCCCAGTTCGGCAGCCAGCCGCAGTTCGGGCTCGCTGTCGCGCACGGCGGGGGAGTAGCGGTTCTGGACCGACACCAGCCGGTCGCCGAGGATCGCGTGGGCCCGGCGGATCTGGTCCGTGTCCGTGTTGGAGAGGCCGGCCAGCCTGATCTTCCCCTCGTCGAGCAGGTCCCGCAGCGCGCCCACGGACTCCTCGAAGGGGATCGCCGGGTCGGGCTTGTGGAGCTGGTACAGCCCGATCGCCTCGACGCCGAGCCGCCGCAGGGAGGCCTCCGCGGCCCTCTTCAGATGGCGGGGATCGCCGTTCACCGTCCAGTCCGCCGAGCCGCCGCCCGGTCTGCCCCGGCCGCCCTTCGTCGCCACGAGCACATGGGAGGTGTCACCGCCGTAGCCGGCGAGCGCGCGGGCCACGAGCCGCTCGTTGTGGCCGGGCTCCGCGCCCGGCAGGTGGTAGGAGTCGGCCGTGTCCAGCAGGGTCACGCCCGCGTCCAGCGCCGCGTGGACCGTGGCCAGGGCACGGGCCCGGTCGGGGCGGCCCTCGATGGACAGCGGCATCGCGCCGAGCCCGATCGCGCTCACGCGGACGTCGCCGAGGGTGCGGTGACGCACGTCAGTTCCCCTTCCCCAGGGTCTCGTCGGCCGCGCGCCGCAGCCACTGCCGTACGTTGCCGAAGGTGAACCCGAGCCGGACGGCACGGGTGTTGTCCATGCCGTAGAAGCGGCGGAAGGAGAGCGGGGACACCTCACCGACCTCGACCTCCTGGAACACCGCCCGGCCGGTGGGGACATGCGCGGCCACCGCCTCGCACAGCTCGTGCGTGGTCAGCGTCCCGTGCGAGGCCGCGTTGACCGGGCCGGTGAAGTCCTGGCCCACCGTCCAGAACAGGAAGTCGGCGATCTCCTCGACGTGGATGTACGTCGCCGGACGGTTCGCCGTCGGCACGGTGATCGGCTCACCCGCGCGGATCCGGGAGGCGTAGTGCTCCAGCCGTCCCGTGAAGTCGTCGTCCCCGCCCAGCACATGGGCGACGCGGACGGCCACGTGGGGGAACGCCGGCTCCGCCGCGAACACCGCCTCCGCCTGCCGCTTGCCCTCGCCGTAGTGGGAGTCGAGGAACTCCGTTTCGTGCCAGGGGAGTTCGAGATCGACCCGCACGCCCAGCGGATCGACGTCCTGCTCCCGCACGAAGGCGACGGAGTCCTCGTACTCGTACACCTCGACCGTCGACGTCAGCACGTATCGCCGGGTGCGGCCGGCGAACACCCGGCGGGCGATCGCGGCCTGGCGCGGGGTGTAGCAGACCTGGTCGACGACGACGTCGAAGGCGCGTGAACCGAGCGCCGAGTTCAGCGCGTTCTCGTCGTCGCGGTCGGCGATCAGGTGGGTCGCTCCCGGAGGCGGCGCGGACGAACCGCGATTCAGTACCGTCACCCGGTCCCCGGCGGCCAGCAGGCGCGCGATCAGCCGCTTGCCGAAATAGCGGTTTCCGCCGATGACCAATACCTCACGGGCGTTCCCTTGCCGGGCCGCTGCCTCTCCGGCCGCCACCTTCCGGGCCTTTACCTCCTGCGTCATTTCCATGACCATGATTCTCCCGGCGTACACGCGTGTCCTGAAGGGGTAACCATGGGAGTTCCGGCCGTCGCACCGAAAGAACCTCGGCATTCACGGGCCACCGCCGACGAAACATCGGTGGCCTTCGACGCGCTGGACCGGCAGATCCTGGAGCTGCTCCAGACCGACGGCCGGATCAAGCTCAGCGAGCTGGGCCGCCGGGTGCGGCTGAGTCCGGCGGCGGTGACGGAACGGGTGCGGCGACTGGAGGCCGCGGGGGTCATCAGCGGCTACGGCGCGCACGTCAGCCCCGCTCGGCTCGGCTACGGCATCCAGGCGTTCATCCGGGTCGACCCGCACGGCGGCTACAATCTGAAGCACCC
The sequence above is a segment of the Streptomyces asoensis genome. Coding sequences within it:
- a CDS encoding aldo/keto reductase; this translates as MRHRTLGDVRVSAIGLGAMPLSIEGRPDRARALATVHAALDAGVTLLDTADSYHLPGAEPGHNERLVARALAGYGGDTSHVLVATKGGRGRPGGGSADWTVNGDPRHLKRAAEASLRRLGVEAIGLYQLHKPDPAIPFEESVGALRDLLDEGKIRLAGLSNTDTDQIRRAHAILGDRLVSVQNRYSPAVRDSEPELRLAAELGLAFLPWSPLGGISRSSLDGPAEQPSDALGTFHRLALERGVSPQQLCLAWLLTRSPTVIPIPGASRPRSIRDSAAAADLSLTEKELSHLDEAVRRPR
- a CDS encoding NAD-dependent epimerase/dehydratase family protein → MTQEVKARKVAAGEAAARQGNAREVLVIGGNRYFGKRLIARLLAAGDRVTVLNRGSSAPPPGATHLIADRDDENALNSALGSRAFDVVVDQVCYTPRQAAIARRVFAGRTRRYVLTSTVEVYEYEDSVAFVREQDVDPLGVRVDLELPWHETEFLDSHYGEGKRQAEAVFAAEPAFPHVAVRVAHVLGGDDDFTGRLEHYASRIRAGEPITVPTANRPATYIHVEEIADFLFWTVGQDFTGPVNAASHGTLTTHELCEAVAAHVPTGRAVFQEVEVGEVSPLSFRRFYGMDNTRAVRLGFTFGNVRQWLRRAADETLGKGN
- a CDS encoding Lrp/AsnC family transcriptional regulator yields the protein MAFDALDRQILELLQTDGRIKLSELGRRVRLSPAAVTERVRRLEAAGVISGYGAHVSPARLGYGIQAFIRVDPHGGYNLKHPRTLELIERPEITEVHHVVGEDCWIIKVAVRDTVHLEGVLEAVSALGRTTTSIVLTSPVERKPLLP